TTACTCGTTGCTTCCAATTATGAGAAATACGTATACAGGCATTAAAGATGTCGATCCCGCAACGATTGAAGCAGCTAGAGGGATGGGCATGACGAGCATGCAAATTTTATTCAAAGTCGAATTGCCTTTAGCAGTTCCAGTCATTATGGCCGGAATTCGTACGGCTGCTGTTATTAACGTCGGAAACGCGACACTTGCAGCATTTATCGGAGCAGGCGGACTCGGAGACTTCATTTTCCTTGGTATTACACGAGGCATTGATGGATTGATATTACTCGGGGCTATCCCAGCCGCACTTCTTGCGCTTATCCTGGAAACGTTCTTTAGTGCAGTTGAACGTTGGACAACGCCGGAAGGATTGAAGTAATCATGAAAAAGAAATTGATACTCGCAACATTAACTGCCTTACTGGTAAGTATGTTATCGGGTTGTATCTTTATCGAAAAAGATTCGCTTAGACTCGGCTCCCGTAACAATACGGAAAGTATTATATTGTCGCATGTGATGGGGCAATTAATCGAAGATAAAACAGATATCGAAGTTATTTATAAAGAAAACCTTGGTGGATCGTCTGTTGTCTGGAACGCTATGACGAATGGACATATTGATGTCATTCCTGACTATACGGGAACGATTGTCGTAACGTATTATCATCAAGAACCTGGTACCGCTGAAGAAACGCTTAAAATGACGAAGGAACTTGTGAATGGTGACGGCATTTACGCGTTTAACACATTCGGGTTTAATAATACGTATACACTTGCACTTGATGAAACGATTGCGGAAGATCTTGATATTCACACATTCAGTGATTTCGCTAAACACTCAGGAGACTTTACATTGGGTGCGGTGTTTGAATTTATTGACCGACCGGATGGGTTACCTGGTTTCCAAAAGGAATATAACCTCGATTTCAAGAACGTCAAAGGGATGGACCACGGCATGATGTACCGCTCGATTAGTGCGGGTGAAGTCGACGTGATTAACTCTTACACGACGGACGGACAACTACAAGTGTATGATTTACGCGTGTTGGAAGATGATAAATCATACTTCCCGCCGTATCATGCCCTTCCACTCGTTCGACAAGAAACGCTTGAAAGATACCCTGAACTTGAAGAAGTCTTGACGCTTCTTGAAGGGAAAATCGATGAAGAAGCGATGCAAATTATGAACGGTAAAGTTGATAATGACGGCATGATGGTCGAACGCGTTGCAAAAGAATTTCTTATTGAAGCAGGACTGATTGAGAAAGAATAAGATGGTAATTATACCGGGTGCTTGAATTAGTTATTCAAGTACTCGGTTTTTTTACGCCAAAATCGTTGATATTCAGTTGCGGGTGTAGTTTGCTTGCACTTATTCGTGGTTTGCGTGTAGTTTGCTTGCACTTATTCATGGTTTGCTTGCACTCGACCTCTGTTTGCTTGCAGTGTAACGTGGTTTGCTTGCGCTCAAATCATTTTGCTTGCAAGTCATGACCTTTGACTCATTCAATATACCATTATTTGTACGTTGCGTTAAAAAATAAAAAGTAGAAAGGAGTTTTAAAAACTCCTTTCTACTTTTTAATTTACAATTAGCTATATACCGGTTGATCTTGCAGTCGTAGTGCGAAATCTAGGTGTGCTTTATAGAAGTCTTTGGCCAATCCTTTTTCAGCGCCATCATGTTTTGTAAGCTTTGTAATGAGCGTGCCTCGGACGCCTTTAGCCACGTCATTGTCCAAGTATTTATTTCCTTCAAAGAATACTTGAGAAATGAGCGGATCTCCGTTTTCCGGTTTAAACAAGAAATGTAAGTGTGCTGGTCGCGTTGGATGAGAATCGATCCACTCCAAAAATTGTCCAGTGGGTCCATTTGTCGGAATCGAATAATCCCCCGGTACGACTGTTTTCACTTCGAAGTTTCCATCCGCATCGGTTTGAAGAATACCACGTAAATTTTCATTTGGAATGCCCTCAGCAAAACCAGAGTACTCCCCGCTCGCATCAGCTTGCCACATATCTACAGTTGTATTGGCCAGTGGGTTTCCATCGACATCCTTAATTGTTCCACTAAAGAACAGGACGTCCCCAGGCTCATCGGAACGCATCGGCAGCGCATAAGGTGCCGTTAGTTTCGTGGCATTTTCTAAATAATAGGGGCCAAGAATTGTGGGTTCTGTCCCTTTTACATTTTTGTACATCTCTTGGAGTGCATGCGTTTCGAAAAACACATCCATGAATAGCGGAACTTCACCTGCTTGCCCCAACTTATTCAGCCAACCAACCAATGCTTCATAATCATTATGGTCCAATTCATGTTCGCTTATTAACTCCTTAAATTTGGTGACCAAACCGTTATAAACATCGACAACTTTTTGATTCATTCGTTTCATTCCTCCCAGTATAAATTAATTTACACGCTATTTATAAAAGTGAATCGCTCGTTTCGAACCAAGCCGGAATCCCCGCAGTTAACATACTGATCAAACCCATTTCAACGAGCTCTTCTTCAGAAACACCGATTTCTCGGCCCGCATCAATCCACTTTCCAGCCGCTACGCCTTGAAGTTCGACTGTGTATATGCCCGCCATCAAAATGTATTTTAGCTTTGAGGAGACAAATCCTTCTTTAAATAAGTTTTCCACAAACATTGGATCACCGGCGCGGACACATTCTAGCAATTTTTCAATGAAACTTGTGTCTTCGTTTCTCATTAACTGAATCATTCTAATGAGAATCTCCTCTAAAGAACCGTCATCTTCAATTGATGAATCTTGAAAAGAAAGTGCGCAATCCAATGATTTAAACGCCATTTTCAGCGCTTCCTCGCCGTTATACACATATGGAATGAGTAGATATTCGACGAGTTCAGGAATTGTCGCTCCCTGGTTCATAGCGCTTTTTGTATGATAAACCATGCTGCGTTCATATAGTCTAGCGGCATTCATGCCGATGAGAAGAAGATCTTTTTCCTTTGTCGACAGACTACCGTCTTTCATTATGTCGCTGCGCAATGCCGTGTAATGTCCGAGTGCATCGGCATGATAATCATGCATTTTCTGCACCCAATCTGGCACAACGTCATATATTTTTTTGAAATAAGCTAACCCATCACTCATTCCCATTCACCCTATCCAAAAAAGACTTTACGCATTTATTTTTTAAAATAACTCACATCGTCCGGATTAATCCACGTATCGTTCGTCCAACCATCTAAGTTGTAATCATTCATGCACGCTTCTGCAAACTTCTCGAACTCGTCTGCCTGTCCACTCATATTGGCAACAACGAGATTTTCAAGACGAATATTTTCGTGGTTTCCGGAGTAATTGCGCTCGTATAATTCATGCCTGCCGCCGTACTCAGTTCCGATTACATCCCATAGTAATTTGATAAGTTTTATTTTCTCTTCCGCTTTAACGCCGTAAGAGCCTCTATATAATTTATCTAAATACGGTCTTAACTCAGGATTTTTAAAGTCTTTGGCACTTGATGGTTGCGCAATTAGACTTCCAGCGACCACATTTTCGATAATTTCTTTTACTTTTGGCCATCCTTCAGACATGAACATCCGGTAAGCAAGACCGTAATTCAAATTCGGTAGAACCGTGCCGTTTCGTCCCTCATCCGGATTCAGCGCCATCGCGTCACTGATTGCCCAAAACATGTTTTTCCACGCAATAACTTCGCCTACGTTCACTTGAACGCCGCGGAATTGGTCTGTCCCATTCATTTTTACAGCTTTCAATAATAACCCTGAAACAAAATCGAGCTTCACTGCGAGTCTCGTTACACCATGAAAGGTGAACCTGTTCAAGAAGCCACTTTCCGCGAAAAAGTTATTCGCTTTTTCAATATCTTTGTAAATGATGACATTCTCCCAAGGAATGACCGCTTTATCAAAAACGAGAACAGAATCATTTTCGTCAAATCGACTGCTAAGTGGATAATCGAATGGACTTCCCATTACAGCTGCCGTCATTTCATATGACGCCCTGCTGATCAACTTCACACCTGGGGTATCCATCGACGCGATAAATACTAGTGCATAATTCTCATCTGTAATTGGTGCTGCGCCGTAATGCGCTACGAAGTTGAAGTTTGTTAAAGCCGATCCCGTTGCAACCATTTTAGCGCCACTGACGATAATGCCTTCATCCGTTTCGCCTTCCGTTCTGATAAAGATATCTTTTACGGCTTCGAGCGGTGTATGTCGATCCACAGGCGGATTGATAATGGCATGATTGAAATACCAATTTCGCTCTTGCGCTTCCTTATACCATCGCCGTGCGTTATCCGCGTACTTTCCATAGTAATCTGGGTCTGCTCCAAGTGTCCCAAGGAATGCTGCTTTGTAATCCGGAGATCTTCCCATTTGCCCAAATGTCAACTTCGCCCATTCAGCAATCGCGTCTCTGGATTCGAGGAGTTCCTTGGAGTTCTTGTCCACTCTGAAGTACTTTTGCGTGAACCCGCCGTTTCCTGTGTCCGTCTCGGTTGTCAGAACATCTTTCGTTTTTTCATCATGTAGCGCATCGTAGAGCCTTGCGATTGAACGGGCTGCATTTCGAAAAGCTGGATGTGTCGTAACATCTTTCACTTTCTCGCCATGTAGCCAAATTTCCCGTCCATCTTTTAGACTTTCTAAGTACTCTTGTCCAGTCAATGGAATCGTTGTCTTTTTCTCTTCATCTACTTTCATTATTTCTTTCCTCCTTTTAATTACACGGTTCATTACAAACGGCTCAAAACCTCAATTCTTTTCGTTCTAAATTGGAATGAAGAGTTGTCCATAATCTATTGTATTTAGGCGCACCTGGGTTTATTCATAAATAACTAGTAAGTTATGTTTATATGTTTACGTTTCAGGTCGTAATGGATGTAAATTTACCTTTGTAATAACTCAATGGCTTTCCTTCGGAATAATTAAATCTGATCACCTTTCCAATGTATAAAACATGATCTCCACCGTCATATTCGGCCCATGGTTCACACTCTAAATATGCTAGTGAATCTTTTAATCGATGACAGCGTGTCCCCTTTTCCCAGCTAAAAGGTTCATTTTCAAGCGGTCTTCCGGCGAAATGCATCGCAGTATCTTGCTGCGTTTCTTTTAATATATTGATTGTGAAATGGTTATCTTTCAAAAATTGAAATGCCTTCGTTTTTCGATCTACAGATACGAGCAGTAACGGCGGATCTAATGATACTGAAGTAAATGAGTTCGCCGTAAACCCATGTTTCCCGGCATCCGTCTCACAAGTGACGACAGTTACACCTGTCGCGAAATGTCCGAAACAGTTTCTTAATTCTTTACTATCCATCTACGTCTCCTCCAAACAGCGTATTTGTATATGGCGCTGACTTTTATGATGATTCTTCTAGCAGTCTATTCACTTGTCCATGGTCTTTATTCCTCGTTAATCGCACAAAAAAGCACACCACTTGTAATCAACAAGGGTGTGCTTTCACTTTTAAATTTTATAACTGATTAATCGTTAATCCTTTTCCCAAATTTCTTTTGAAATGTCAACTATGAATTTCAACTTTTCCCATTGCTCGTCTTCTGTTAGGTTATTTCCATGATGCGTCGAAGCAAAACCGCATTGCGGGCTTAGGCATAGTTGTTCAAGTGGAACATATTTGGACGCTTCTTCTATTCTAGATTTGATCAGTTCTTTGTCTTCTAACTCGCCATTTTTCGAAGTCACCACGCCGAGTACAACTTGTGCACCGCCACTTGGAATATGCTTAAGTGGTTTAAAGTCCCCTGAACGTTCATCATCATACTCCAAGAAGAAACCATCCACGTTTTCTTTTGCAAGCAGTGTCGGAGCGATTAAGTCATAGCTACCTTCAAAGGCCCAGTTAGAGCGGTAGTTTCCACGGCATAAATGTGTTGAAACGATTAAATCTTCTGGTTTACCTTCCAATACGCCGTTTGCTACTCGAAGAGCCAAGTCTATCAAAAACTCTCTTGAGAATTCGCCATCATTCCATGGAATATCTGGTGAAGAAAGCCCAGCAATATACACGTCATCGAGTTGTAAATAACGAACGCCTGCATCATAGAATGCTTTAAAAGCTTCGCGGTAAGTTTGAATAACATCCTTTGCATATTCTTCAATATCTGGATAGATATTTTTATCTCTAATTCCCACATTAAATAATTGGTTCGGGCTTGGAATGGTTTGTTTGGCCACCGCACGCCCACCGACGATTTCATTGAATTCAATAAAGTCTGTAATATGGGGATGATTCGGATTGAATGAGATTTTCCCAGTGTTACGGATATTATATCTTTCTGTTTCTTCGTCACCGTTAAATACGAATCCTACTTCTGGGACATATCCTTCCACGCCATTTAAATTCTCCAGAAAATCCGTATGCCAAAACCGGCGTCTAAATTCTCCGTCAGTTACTAATTCTAGTCCAATTTCAATCTGTTTATCGACCACTCGTTTAATTTCCCTAGTTTCTACTTCACGTAGTTGTTCGGCTGTAATATCGCCTTCTTGAAACTTCTTCCGTGCATTGTGTAAACTTTCTGGTCGTAGTAAACTCCCTACATGATCCGCCTTAAATGGTGCTTTTGTCAGTGTCTCCGTCAATGTTTTTGTCATTTTGCCATTCCTTCTTTCCAATTATATTAATAACTAGAATAAGAAAAACCTCTTCATTTAATAAGAAGAGGTTGGCATTTTAACGCTGTTCACTCTTCTCATCTCCAAGCTTACGCTACTGGAATTAGCACAGTACTTTAAAAGTCTGTTGCTGAGGCTTCAAAGGGCCAGTCCCTCCACCTCTCTGGATAAGAAAGTTTTACTATTTAGTTATTGAATAACACTTTACACACCCATTCACGGAATGTCAAGTGTATTTTGAATATTGTTATCAGTTTAATAAAACCGCCTTGAATGACTATCACTCAAGGCGGTTAAGTTAAAACTTATTTATTATAGTAAATCCCTGAACCAGGTCCAAGGTCGATTCCGAACAACATCCAAACGACAAGCGTAAGTGCCCAGAATAGAAGGAAAAACATACTGTATGGGAACATAACTGAGATTAGCGTTCCGATACCCATTTTTCTATCGTATTTTTGTGCAAATGCGATAATAATTGCGAAATAGGTCATTAACGGCGAAATGATATTCGTTGCTGAATCCGCAACACGGTAGGCCATTTGTGTTAATTCTGGTGAATAGCCGAGTTGCATCATAATTGGAACGAATACAGGCGCCATCATCGCCCATTTTGCTGAAGCGCTTCCGATGAATAAGTTGATAAACGCTGATATTAAAATGAACATCAAGATAAGCGGAATACCTGTTAGGTTAATGCTATCCAGGAATTGTGCACCGTACACACCGATAACAAGTCCCATATTTGATTCTGAGAAGAACGCGACGAACTGTCCGGCTGTAAAGGATAGCACGATAAACATTCCCATTGATGCCATTGTAGCTGACATCATCGCTGCAACGTCTTTGTCGTCTCGAATGCCTTTCGTTACTTTTCCATAAATCAAACCTGGCACAAAGAAAAGAATTGCAATAATTGGCACTAAAGAGCTCATAAATGGCGAACGAATAATCGGCATATCGCCTTCTACTCCGCGAAGCGGTCCCCATGAAGGTAATATTAGCAGTGAAATTAGAATACCTGCGACAACAATAGAAAGTCCAGCCCAAGTCAAACCTTTTTTCTCAATCGGTTTCAACTTCTCTAATTTCTCGCGGAACTCACCTGTGTATTCACCAAGGCGCGGCTCTACGACTTTCTCTGTCACCCAGGCACCGACTACTGTTAAAACAATTACGGATGCCGCGATGAAATAATAGTTCATAGCGATATTCATATTTTCAGCATAAGTCGGGTCGATAATTGCT
This DNA window, taken from Sporosarcina sp. 6E9, encodes the following:
- a CDS encoding ABC transporter permease is translated as MNNLNIWQQLVEQTQLRWGEVLSATSVHIQLVFFSMIIATTLAVTLGIVVTRVPKLKTIVLGGTGILQTVPSLALLGFMIPIFGIGVKTAIAALFLYSLLPIMRNTYTGIKDVDPATIEAARGMGMTSMQILFKVELPLAVPVIMAGIRTAAVINVGNATLAAFIGAGGLGDFIFLGITRGIDGLILLGAIPAALLALILETFFSAVERWTTPEGLK
- a CDS encoding dioxygenase, encoding MNQKVVDVYNGLVTKFKELISEHELDHNDYEALVGWLNKLGQAGEVPLFMDVFFETHALQEMYKNVKGTEPTILGPYYLENATKLTAPYALPMRSDEPGDVLFFSGTIKDVDGNPLANTTVDMWQADASGEYSGFAEGIPNENLRGILQTDADGNFEVKTVVPGDYSIPTNGPTGQFLEWIDSHPTRPAHLHFLFKPENGDPLISQVFFEGNKYLDNDVAKGVRGTLITKLTKHDGAEKGLAKDFYKAHLDFALRLQDQPVYS
- a CDS encoding glycine betaine ABC transporter substrate-binding protein, whose product is MKKKLILATLTALLVSMLSGCIFIEKDSLRLGSRNNTESIILSHVMGQLIEDKTDIEVIYKENLGGSSVVWNAMTNGHIDVIPDYTGTIVVTYYHQEPGTAEETLKMTKELVNGDGIYAFNTFGFNNTYTLALDETIAEDLDIHTFSDFAKHSGDFTLGAVFEFIDRPDGLPGFQKEYNLDFKNVKGMDHGMMYRSISAGEVDVINSYTTDGQLQVYDLRVLEDDKSYFPPYHALPLVRQETLERYPELEEVLTLLEGKIDEEAMQIMNGKVDNDGMMVERVAKEFLIEAGLIEKE
- a CDS encoding flavin reductase family protein, producing the protein MDSKELRNCFGHFATGVTVVTCETDAGKHGFTANSFTSVSLDPPLLLVSVDRKTKAFQFLKDNHFTINILKETQQDTAMHFAGRPLENEPFSWEKGTRCHRLKDSLAYLECEPWAEYDGGDHVLYIGKVIRFNYSEGKPLSYYKGKFTSITT
- a CDS encoding 4-hydroxyphenylacetate 3-hydroxylase N-terminal domain-containing protein — translated: MKVDEEKKTTIPLTGQEYLESLKDGREIWLHGEKVKDVTTHPAFRNAARSIARLYDALHDEKTKDVLTTETDTGNGGFTQKYFRVDKNSKELLESRDAIAEWAKLTFGQMGRSPDYKAAFLGTLGADPDYYGKYADNARRWYKEAQERNWYFNHAIINPPVDRHTPLEAVKDIFIRTEGETDEGIIVSGAKMVATGSALTNFNFVAHYGAAPITDENYALVFIASMDTPGVKLISRASYEMTAAVMGSPFDYPLSSRFDENDSVLVFDKAVIPWENVIIYKDIEKANNFFAESGFLNRFTFHGVTRLAVKLDFVSGLLLKAVKMNGTDQFRGVQVNVGEVIAWKNMFWAISDAMALNPDEGRNGTVLPNLNYGLAYRMFMSEGWPKVKEIIENVVAGSLIAQPSSAKDFKNPELRPYLDKLYRGSYGVKAEEKIKLIKLLWDVIGTEYGGRHELYERNYSGNHENIRLENLVVANMSGQADEFEKFAEACMNDYNLDGWTNDTWINPDDVSYFKK
- a CDS encoding carboxymuconolactone decarboxylase family protein, encoding MSDGLAYFKKIYDVVPDWVQKMHDYHADALGHYTALRSDIMKDGSLSTKEKDLLLIGMNAARLYERSMVYHTKSAMNQGATIPELVEYLLIPYVYNGEEALKMAFKSLDCALSFQDSSIEDDGSLEEILIRMIQLMRNEDTSFIEKLLECVRAGDPMFVENLFKEGFVSSKLKYILMAGIYTVELQGVAAGKWIDAGREIGVSEEELVEMGLISMLTAGIPAWFETSDSLL
- a CDS encoding AbgT family transporter; this encodes MKTKKTSLFQRFLNMVETTGNRLPHPVTLFAALALLVLILSWIVSSFGVSVEHPGKAGEMITVNNLLSAEGIKYIFTQMTANFVGFAPLGVVLVTMLGIGLAEGSGLISAVLRGFVLSVPQRLITLGLVFAGVMSSVASDAGYVVLPPLGAVIFAAIGRHPLAGLAAAFAGVSGGFSANLFLSGTDALLGELTIAAAAIIDPTYAENMNIAMNYYFIAASVIVLTVVGAWVTEKVVEPRLGEYTGEFREKLEKLKPIEKKGLTWAGLSIVVAGILISLLILPSWGPLRGVEGDMPIIRSPFMSSLVPIIAILFFVPGLIYGKVTKGIRDDKDVAAMMSATMASMGMFIVLSFTAGQFVAFFSESNMGLVIGVYGAQFLDSINLTGIPLILMFILISAFINLFIGSASAKWAMMAPVFVPIMMQLGYSPELTQMAYRVADSATNIISPLMTYFAIIIAFAQKYDRKMGIGTLISVMFPYSMFFLLFWALTLVVWMLFGIDLGPGSGIYYNK
- a CDS encoding 5-methyltetrahydropteroyltriglutamate--homocysteine S-methyltransferase, translated to MTETLTKAPFKADHVGSLLRPESLHNARKKFQEGDITAEQLREVETREIKRVVDKQIEIGLELVTDGEFRRRFWHTDFLENLNGVEGYVPEVGFVFNGDEETERYNIRNTGKISFNPNHPHITDFIEFNEIVGGRAVAKQTIPSPNQLFNVGIRDKNIYPDIEEYAKDVIQTYREAFKAFYDAGVRYLQLDDVYIAGLSSPDIPWNDGEFSREFLIDLALRVANGVLEGKPEDLIVSTHLCRGNYRSNWAFEGSYDLIAPTLLAKENVDGFFLEYDDERSGDFKPLKHIPSGGAQVVLGVVTSKNGELEDKELIKSRIEEASKYVPLEQLCLSPQCGFASTHHGNNLTEDEQWEKLKFIVDISKEIWEKD